In Bradyrhizobium lablabi, one DNA window encodes the following:
- a CDS encoding class I SAM-dependent methyltransferase produces MNDTTSMVRRHYSPTGLTDRIKAALAAVTPEDQPLTVTQLAPLDQFHTRGILATTELAGAAGLEPATRVLDLGCGIGGPARYLATTFGCQVSGVDLSPGFIDAAAYLTARCGLSQRVTFQVGDALHLTFEDGAFDTVFLQHVAMNIEDRAALYAEVRRILAPGGRFATYDLVLRDGDVVYPAPWARDASTSFLFSEADTRAAIEQAGFKAVLWRDDTQTALDWFKAAMGAPPQSGPNLGVVMGPDFPAITGNLARNIRENRLGVLSAVLTRD; encoded by the coding sequence ATGAACGACACGACCAGCATGGTGCGCCGGCACTATAGCCCCACGGGCCTCACCGACCGCATCAAGGCGGCGCTTGCGGCCGTCACGCCCGAAGATCAGCCGCTGACCGTCACCCAGCTCGCGCCGCTGGATCAGTTCCACACACGCGGCATCCTCGCCACGACCGAACTGGCCGGCGCCGCCGGCCTGGAGCCCGCGACCCGCGTGCTCGACCTGGGCTGCGGCATCGGCGGACCGGCGCGCTATCTCGCCACGACGTTCGGCTGCCAAGTGAGCGGGGTCGATCTCAGCCCCGGCTTCATCGACGCCGCCGCCTATCTGACAGCGCGCTGTGGGTTGTCTCAGCGGGTGACGTTCCAGGTCGGGGACGCCCTGCATCTCACCTTCGAGGACGGCGCGTTCGATACCGTGTTCCTGCAGCACGTGGCGATGAATATCGAGGACCGCGCCGCGCTCTATGCCGAGGTCCGACGGATCCTGGCGCCGGGCGGGCGGTTCGCTACGTACGACCTGGTGCTGCGCGACGGCGACGTCGTCTATCCGGCCCCTTGGGCGCGCGACGCCTCGACGAGCTTCTTGTTCAGCGAGGCCGACACCCGCGCGGCGATTGAGCAGGCGGGGTTCAAGGCGGTCCTCTGGCGCGACGACACCCAGACCGCGCTCGACTGGTTCAAGGCAGCCATGGGCGCCCCACCGCAGAGCGGACCGAACCTCGGGGTGGTCATGGGTCCGGACTTCCCGGCCATCACCGGCAATCTCGCCCGCAACATCCGTGAGAACCGCCTGGGCGTGCTCTCCGCGGTCCTGACCCGCGACTGA
- a CDS encoding Imm51 family immunity protein, giving the protein MPDSDRTDKSSYAPFILVDRGKHKSLILTDRDMIAKAHVFEERKAEGWIGSGYDWTSIAQVLLTEQLPDLQSNISFDPEAGMFSAGGARPALERLATVMLAAFESDEILRDLLSRAELD; this is encoded by the coding sequence ATGCCAGATAGCGACCGAACGGATAAGAGCAGCTATGCTCCGTTCATCTTGGTGGATCGTGGAAAACATAAATCACTCATCCTTACCGACCGTGACATGATTGCGAAGGCGCACGTCTTCGAAGAGCGGAAAGCCGAAGGCTGGATCGGCAGCGGCTATGATTGGACTTCCATCGCTCAGGTGTTGCTGACTGAGCAACTGCCTGACCTGCAAAGCAATATTTCCTTTGATCCCGAGGCGGGAATGTTCTCAGCCGGCGGAGCGCGTCCGGCGCTGGAACGTCTCGCCACGGTTATGTTGGCGGCGTTTGAGAGCGATGAAATCCTCCGAGATCTGTTGTCCCGCGCCGAGCTTGATTGA
- a CDS encoding TfoX/Sxy family protein, with product MVASDSFAEFLREQLAPLGRVTMRRMFGKTGVFCDGVMFGMVTNDTLYFRVDEHNRAAFEEAEPFPPLNYGKKGRTIDLSFWRAPERLFDEPDELVTWARTALAAAGRVAAKRERTAPGRTSPRRR from the coding sequence ATGGTTGCCAGCGACAGCTTTGCGGAGTTCCTGCGCGAGCAACTCGCTCCGCTCGGCCGCGTGACCATGCGGCGTATGTTCGGCAAGACCGGCGTGTTCTGCGACGGTGTGATGTTCGGGATGGTGACTAACGACACCCTGTACTTCCGGGTTGATGAACACAACCGGGCAGCCTTCGAGGAAGCCGAGCCGTTTCCCCCGCTCAATTACGGGAAGAAGGGCCGCACCATAGACCTCTCCTTTTGGCGCGCGCCGGAGCGGCTGTTCGACGAACCCGATGAGCTTGTCACGTGGGCGCGAACCGCGCTGGCGGCGGCCGGTCGGGTCGCGGCGAAGAGGGAACGGACGGCGCCAGGGCGAACATCCCCGCGGCGGCGTTGA
- a CDS encoding GNAT family N-acetyltransferase has translation MDIRPDDLSSAASQALLRLHLEGMHANSPPGHVFALDYSGLKAPDVTVWTVWEGNEACGIGALRQIDAHSAEVKSMRTHPDHVGRGVGTAILEHIIAEARRRGVRRLSLETGSGPAFEPALALYRKHGFVDGGPFDYYAQSEFNQFLHLELDSVSTGARVRLK, from the coding sequence ATGGATATCCGTCCGGACGATCTTTCCAGTGCCGCCAGCCAAGCGCTCTTGCGCCTGCATCTTGAAGGCATGCACGCCAACTCGCCACCCGGCCACGTGTTTGCTCTCGACTATTCCGGTCTCAAGGCGCCGGACGTCACCGTTTGGACCGTCTGGGAAGGCAACGAGGCCTGCGGGATCGGCGCGCTTCGGCAGATCGATGCGCACTCGGCTGAGGTGAAGTCGATGCGCACGCACCCCGACCACGTCGGACGCGGAGTGGGCACCGCGATACTCGAACATATCATCGCCGAGGCACGAAGGCGCGGCGTCCGCAGACTGAGCCTCGAGACCGGCAGCGGTCCGGCGTTCGAACCCGCGCTCGCGCTCTACCGCAAGCATGGTTTTGTCGACGGCGGACCATTCGACTATTATGCGCAGAGCGAGTTCAATCAGTTCCTCCACCTTGAGCTGGACTCTGTGTCGACAGGGGCCCGCGTCCGCCTGAAGTGA
- a CDS encoding DUF6151 family protein has protein sequence MPLDFPLRCRCGRMRGVASNVSPSTGFRFICYCRDCQAFARFLDRADVLDPAGGTNIFHMPPARVKLTAGTDAMRCLRFSNRVLRWYTECCRTPIANSAAGPGFPVVGVIHSFMDQEADSRSLDEALGPPICSIYERSAVGPLPPNAPGPPSVGVFVRRAPKLLGWWMRGLGRPTPFFDDRTKAPRAVPRVLTPSERAAL, from the coding sequence ATGCCCTTGGACTTTCCGCTTCGGTGCCGGTGCGGCCGCATGCGCGGCGTCGCAAGCAACGTCTCCCCATCCACCGGCTTCCGCTTCATCTGCTACTGCAGGGATTGCCAGGCGTTCGCGCGTTTCCTCGATCGGGCGGACGTGCTCGACCCCGCGGGCGGAACGAACATCTTCCACATGCCGCCCGCGCGCGTGAAGCTCACCGCGGGCACAGACGCCATGCGCTGCCTGCGCTTCTCCAACAGGGTCTTGCGCTGGTACACCGAATGTTGCCGGACGCCGATTGCCAACAGCGCCGCTGGGCCGGGCTTCCCGGTCGTCGGCGTAATTCATTCCTTCATGGACCAGGAGGCCGACAGTCGTTCCCTGGACGAGGCGCTCGGTCCGCCGATCTGCAGCATCTACGAACGCTCCGCAGTCGGGCCGCTCCCGCCTAACGCGCCCGGTCCGCCGTCTGTCGGGGTTTTCGTCCGCCGTGCGCCAAAGTTGCTCGGCTGGTGGATGCGCGGGCTCGGTCGGCCCACACCGTTCTTCGACGATCGGACCAAGGCTCCGCGCGCCGTGCCGCGCGTGCTGACGCCGAGCGAGCGCGCCGCTCTTTGA
- the guaA gene encoding glutamine-hydrolyzing GMP synthase translates to MTAAQPAREQSAPTASAHDKILIVDFGSQVTQLIARRVREEGVYSEIVPFQKAEAAFKEMKPKAVILSGGPESVHEKGSPRAPQLIFDSGVPVLGICYGQMTMAAQLGGEVEGGHAREFGRADVEVKAASQLFDSTWSTGERHPVWMSHGDRITKMPPGFAVAGTSANAPFAVIQDEKRKYYGLMFHPEVVHTPDGAKLIRNFVRKVAGLAGDWTMRAFREEAIEKIRNQVGPGRVICGLSGGVDSAVAAVLIHEAIGDQLTCVFVDHGLLRLNEAETVVDLFRHHYNIPLVHVDASKQFLGELAGVSDPEQKRKTIGRLFIDVFDTEAKKIGGAEYLAQGTLYPDVIESVSFTGGPSVTIKSHHNVGGLPERMNMKLVEPLRELFKDEVRVLGRELGLPEIFVGRHPFPGPGLAIRCPGEITREKLDILRNADAVYIDQIRKAGLYDNIWQAFAVLLPVKTVGVMGDGRTYEYVVGLRAVTSTDGMTADFYSFDMKFLGETATRIINEVKGVNRVVYDVTSKPPGTIEWE, encoded by the coding sequence ATGACAGCAGCACAGCCAGCCCGCGAGCAGAGCGCCCCCACGGCCTCGGCGCATGACAAGATTCTGATCGTCGATTTCGGCAGCCAGGTCACGCAACTGATCGCGCGGAGGGTGCGCGAAGAGGGCGTCTACTCCGAGATCGTGCCGTTCCAGAAGGCGGAAGCTGCGTTCAAGGAGATGAAGCCGAAGGCGGTGATCCTCTCCGGCGGTCCGGAATCGGTGCACGAAAAGGGCTCGCCGCGCGCGCCGCAATTAATCTTCGATTCCGGCGTTCCCGTGCTCGGCATCTGCTACGGCCAGATGACCATGGCGGCCCAACTCGGCGGCGAAGTCGAAGGCGGCCACGCCAGAGAATTCGGCCGCGCCGATGTCGAGGTCAAGGCCGCGAGCCAGCTGTTCGATTCCACCTGGTCGACCGGGGAGCGCCATCCGGTGTGGATGAGCCATGGCGACCGCATCACCAAAATGCCGCCGGGTTTTGCCGTCGCCGGTACAAGCGCCAACGCGCCGTTTGCGGTCATTCAAGACGAGAAGCGCAAATATTACGGATTGATGTTCCATCCCGAAGTCGTGCACACGCCCGACGGCGCCAAGCTGATCCGCAATTTTGTGCGCAAGGTCGCAGGGCTTGCCGGCGACTGGACCATGCGCGCGTTTCGCGAGGAGGCGATCGAGAAAATCCGCAATCAGGTAGGCCCGGGCAGGGTGATCTGCGGCCTGTCCGGCGGCGTCGATTCCGCGGTCGCGGCCGTGCTGATCCATGAGGCGATCGGCGATCAGCTCACCTGCGTGTTCGTCGATCACGGCCTGCTGCGGCTCAACGAGGCCGAGACCGTGGTTGATCTCTTTCGGCATCACTACAACATCCCGCTCGTTCACGTTGACGCGTCAAAGCAATTCCTGGGCGAACTTGCCGGCGTCAGCGACCCCGAACAAAAACGCAAAACCATCGGCCGCCTGTTCATCGATGTGTTCGACACTGAAGCAAAAAAGATCGGTGGCGCGGAGTATCTGGCGCAAGGCACGCTCTATCCCGACGTGATCGAAAGCGTTTCCTTCACCGGCGGCCCGTCGGTGACCATAAAATCGCACCACAATGTCGGCGGCCTCCCTGAGCGCATGAACATGAAGCTGGTCGAGCCCTTGCGCGAACTGTTCAAGGACGAGGTGCGCGTGCTCGGCCGCGAGCTCGGCCTGCCGGAAATTTTCGTCGGCCGCCATCCATTCCCCGGCCCGGGCCTCGCCATCCGCTGCCCCGGCGAGATCACACGCGAAAAACTCGACATCCTGCGCAATGCGGATGCCGTCTATATCGACCAGATCCGCAAGGCCGGCCTCTACGACAATATCTGGCAGGCGTTTGCGGTGCTTCTGCCGGTCAAGACGGTGGGCGTGATGGGCGACGGCCGCACGTATGAATACGTCGTGGGCCTGCGCGCGGTCACCTCGACCGACGGCATGACCGCCGATTTTTATTCCTTCGACATGAAGTTTTTAGGCGAAACCGCGACCCGCATCATCAACGAGGTCAAGGGCGTCAACCGCGTGGTCTATGACGTGACGTCAAAGCCGCCGGGGACGATCGAGTGGGAGTGA
- a CDS encoding RsmB/NOP family class I SAM-dependent RNA methyltransferase: protein MTPAARLSAAIELIETIDAQRIPAAKALKEWGTAHRYAGSGDRAAISGLIWDVLRRRASSAWIMEEDTPRARTLGMLKLERGMNVDDIAALCDGGRFAPEPLSERERAALTTRSLIDAPAHIAGDYPEWLDPYLAQAFGDDRAAEAAAMASRAPLDLRVNSLKAKREKVLSSLKHLGAQPTPWSPLGLRIELGADARNPGIHAEEDFIKGAIEVQDEGSQLAALLSAAKPGEQVIDLCAGAGGKTLAIAAMMQGKGRLIATDHDKRQLAPIHERLSRAGVHNADVRTPKGEGDTLSDIRASADLVLIDAPCTGTGTWRRNPDAKWRMRPGALEVRLKDQIEVLDRAAPLIKPGGRIAYITCSVLPPENAGQVRAFIGRHPEFAVVPPAQVATALWDKAEEFTAATLQSPEGLLMTPRRTGTDGFFVSVLRRQA from the coding sequence ATGACTCCCGCAGCCAGGCTCTCCGCGGCCATCGAACTGATAGAGACCATCGATGCCCAGCGCATCCCGGCGGCGAAGGCGCTGAAGGAATGGGGCACCGCGCATCGCTACGCGGGATCGGGCGATCGCGCCGCGATCTCCGGGCTGATCTGGGACGTGCTGCGGCGTCGTGCGTCGAGCGCCTGGATCATGGAGGAGGATACGCCGCGGGCACGCACGCTCGGCATGCTGAAGCTCGAACGCGGCATGAATGTCGATGATATCGCCGCGTTGTGCGATGGCGGGCGCTTTGCGCCGGAGCCGCTCAGCGAGCGCGAGCGCGCCGCGCTCACCACGCGCTCGCTTATCGATGCGCCGGCGCACATTGCCGGCGATTATCCGGAATGGCTCGATCCATATCTGGCGCAGGCCTTTGGCGATGACCGCGCCGCGGAAGCAGCCGCGATGGCGAGCCGCGCGCCGCTCGATCTCCGCGTCAACAGCCTGAAGGCCAAACGCGAGAAGGTTCTCTCTTCGCTAAAACATCTCGGCGCGCAGCCGACGCCGTGGTCGCCGCTCGGGCTTCGCATCGAGCTCGGCGCCGACGCGCGCAATCCCGGCATCCATGCCGAGGAGGATTTTATCAAGGGCGCCATCGAAGTGCAGGACGAGGGCTCGCAGCTCGCGGCGCTATTGTCGGCGGCAAAACCCGGCGAGCAGGTGATCGACCTCTGCGCCGGCGCCGGCGGCAAGACGCTTGCCATTGCCGCGATGATGCAGGGCAAGGGAAGGCTGATCGCGACCGATCACGACAAGCGCCAGCTTGCGCCGATCCACGAGCGGCTATCCCGCGCCGGCGTCCACAACGCCGATGTCCGCACTCCCAAGGGCGAGGGCGATACGCTCTCCGACATCCGGGCCTCCGCCGACCTGGTCCTGATCGACGCCCCCTGCACGGGAACCGGTACCTGGCGGCGCAATCCCGATGCCAAATGGCGGATGCGGCCCGGGGCGCTGGAGGTGCGGCTGAAGGACCAGATCGAGGTGCTGGACCGCGCCGCGCCCCTGATAAAACCGGGCGGGCGGATCGCCTATATCACCTGCTCGGTGCTGCCGCCGGAAAACGCCGGGCAAGTCCGCGCCTTTATCGGCCGCCATCCGGAGTTCGCCGTGGTGCCGCCGGCCCAAGTCGCGACCGCCCTGTGGGACAAAGCGGAGGAATTTACCGCCGCCACGCTGCAGTCGCCGGAGGGGCTGTTGATGACCCCGCGCCGCACGGGAACCGACGGGTTTTTCGTGTCGGTGCTCAGAAGGCAGGCATAG
- a CDS encoding MAPEG family protein, translating into MSIQMVLLPVFVLIGLTFALLLWMVGARRNALVGGETKIRDIALGQPNWPNRATQIGNCYKNQFELPLLFYILIALAMPLRHADLFIVLMSWVFVVTRFAHAGIFVTSNDLGQRSTVWLAGVLVLLAMWIYFALKILLLI; encoded by the coding sequence ATGTCAATTCAAATGGTTTTGCTGCCGGTCTTCGTCCTGATCGGGCTGACATTTGCGCTCCTGTTGTGGATGGTCGGCGCCCGCCGCAACGCGCTGGTCGGCGGCGAGACCAAGATCAGGGATATCGCGTTAGGTCAGCCAAACTGGCCTAACCGCGCCACCCAGATCGGCAACTGCTACAAGAACCAGTTCGAGCTGCCGCTGTTGTTTTACATCCTGATCGCGCTGGCGATGCCGTTGCGTCACGCCGATCTGTTCATCGTGCTGATGTCGTGGGTGTTCGTGGTCACGCGCTTTGCGCATGCCGGGATTTTCGTCACCTCCAACGATCTCGGGCAGCGCTCGACGGTATGGCTCGCCGGTGTGCTGGTGCTGCTCGCGATGTGGATTTACTTCGCGCTGAAGATTTTGCTGCTGATTTGA
- a CDS encoding acriflavin resistance protein: protein MNLSSPILTGAAHAASFPGDSVTSFLRLVGDSWGLFADDSPDGSLGIAMSALAGVAAALAVAIVLSVYFRSGYRSLRDILKHGLATAAVLGLLAFVAYDMRHAALAYLGINASNPAVEFEIRLPKAALSDIADTQIELHTDRNQTLAQVQGALAPDGNGRSVLKGSVALDYRTRDRVVVVNLPGKAQCEFKLRLAASPSRSEAFGPWHLADRVAAPGKGEETRREQNDAFAIRYRVL, encoded by the coding sequence ATGAACCTGTCCTCCCCGATCCTGACCGGCGCGGCCCACGCGGCCTCCTTTCCCGGCGATTCCGTGACCTCGTTCCTCAGGCTGGTCGGCGACAGCTGGGGCCTGTTCGCCGACGACAGCCCCGACGGCTCGCTCGGCATCGCGATGTCGGCCCTTGCCGGCGTCGCCGCGGCGCTGGCGGTCGCGATCGTTCTGTCGGTGTATTTTCGCAGCGGCTATCGCAGCCTGCGCGACATTCTCAAACACGGCCTGGCGACAGCCGCCGTCCTCGGCCTGCTTGCGTTTGTGGCCTACGACATGCGGCATGCGGCGCTGGCCTATCTCGGCATCAACGCGTCCAACCCCGCGGTCGAGTTCGAAATCCGGCTACCGAAGGCGGCGTTGTCCGATATCGCCGACACCCAGATCGAGCTGCACACCGACCGCAACCAGACGCTGGCCCAGGTGCAGGGCGCGCTGGCGCCTGACGGCAACGGCCGCAGCGTGCTCAAGGGTTCGGTCGCGCTGGACTATCGCACCCGCGACCGCGTGGTGGTCGTGAACTTGCCGGGCAAGGCCCAGTGCGAGTTCAAGCTCCGGCTAGCGGCAAGCCCGAGCCGCTCCGAAGCGTTCGGACCATGGCACCTCGCCGACCGCGTCGCCGCCCCCGGCAAGGGCGAGGAAACGCGCCGCGAGCAGAACGACGCCTTTGCGATCCGCTATCGCGTGCTCTAA
- a CDS encoding metallophosphoesterase family protein, which produces MPEFRLIQISDTHLARRYQSLTDNFHRVSEYIDAKRPDLVVNSGDLAFNGPTSRDDLEFAKTLHAALPVPCRALPGNHDIGDNPTAVGPAPSQPVTEQTRQAYVAAFGEDRWRFEAAGWRFVGLNSLVMNTALASEAEQFDWLASQLASAGGKPVALFLHKPLFLNAPDDPELAATSIRYVPMPARSRLIKMLGAVDLRLVASGHVHQRRDFTHAHVRHIWAPSAGFVISDARQEVIGIKEVGMVEYRFQPDSFEVLHVRAPGQVDVDADSLLKK; this is translated from the coding sequence ATGCCCGAATTTCGCCTGATCCAGATTTCCGACACCCACCTTGCCCGCCGCTACCAATCGCTGACCGACAATTTTCACCGCGTGAGCGAATATATCGACGCCAAACGGCCCGATCTCGTCGTCAACAGCGGCGATCTCGCCTTCAATGGCCCGACCAGCCGCGACGATCTCGAATTCGCCAAAACCCTGCATGCCGCACTCCCGGTCCCCTGCCGCGCCCTGCCCGGCAATCATGACATCGGCGACAACCCGACCGCGGTGGGTCCTGCGCCGTCTCAACCTGTCACGGAACAGACGAGGCAAGCCTATGTCGCCGCTTTCGGTGAGGACCGCTGGCGGTTCGAGGCCGCCGGCTGGCGGTTTGTCGGACTTAATTCGCTTGTGATGAACACCGCCCTTGCGAGCGAGGCCGAGCAGTTCGACTGGCTGGCGTCGCAGCTCGCGAGCGCCGGCGGCAAGCCGGTGGCGCTGTTCCTGCACAAGCCGCTGTTTCTCAATGCGCCCGATGATCCCGAGCTCGCCGCCACCTCGATCCGCTACGTGCCGATGCCGGCGCGCAGCCGCCTGATCAAGATGCTGGGTGCCGTCGACCTGCGGCTGGTCGCTTCAGGCCATGTCCATCAGCGCCGGGATTTTACCCATGCGCATGTCCGGCACATCTGGGCGCCGTCGGCCGGTTTTGTGATCTCGGATGCGCGGCAGGAGGTGATCGGCATCAAGGAGGTCGGGATGGTGGAGTACCGCTTCCAGCCCGACAGCTTTGAGGTGCTGCATGTGCGCGCGCCCGGCCAGGTCGATGTCGATGCGGATTCGCTATTGAAGAAGTAA
- a CDS encoding spermidine synthase: MSIFENAPDRVIPVADREAISVRFAPTLYALTLFASALLLFSIQPMFAKMVLPKLGGAPAVWSVAMVFFQTVLLAGYAYAHVLERLLSPHRAALFHLLLIGATATTLPIAIASGWGAPPSEGIAFWLFGLFAVSIGLPFFTLSASAPLLQSWFAASGHPQAGNPYVLYAASNLGSFAALFAYPVVVEPLLTLKTQAAIWSLGFGILAVLIAAVGLLTARTAAAAVTKIEVERDDAPSVGRRLRWIGLAAIPSGLVIAVTAHLTTDIAAAPFLWVVPLALYLLTFVAVFRERPFISHATVVRLTPFVVAPLAVSLIGGERVFWVTTIALNLLAFTMLTLTCHGELYAIRPKPHRLTEFYLCTSAGGVIGGAFSGLAAPYLFNGNYEYPILVAAALLCMPGFFAGGPRKALAEALPWLALSAALTLAWYLTRLHLPATWDMWFQIVSAALAAGMLFQHSRPAGFFALAILSFAVTAFWRPGIAPIETARSFFGVHKVVEVADGRARALYHGTTMHGAQLLRNDDGTPRSGPPIPLTYYYAGGPIAEAIAAARDVKGGFDRVAAVGLGTGTLACLSHRGERWTFFEIDPVVVRIARDPRRFDFLSSCAPETPIVLGDARLTLEASRDRYDLIVLDAFSSDAIPVHLLTREAFAGYLSKLSPHGVIVAHISNRHLDLAPVVANVAQTQGLVAFLREDNSAGDFLKGFKTNARVVVLARDAGDTGSIAGKWARLQPDPKAATWSDDYSDILTVMLRKKFGW; encoded by the coding sequence ATGTCTATTTTTGAAAACGCGCCGGATCGTGTGATTCCGGTTGCGGATCGGGAGGCGATTTCTGTTCGGTTCGCGCCCACGCTTTACGCGCTGACCTTGTTCGCTTCGGCGCTGCTATTGTTCTCGATCCAGCCGATGTTCGCCAAGATGGTGCTGCCAAAACTCGGCGGCGCGCCGGCCGTGTGGTCGGTGGCGATGGTGTTTTTCCAGACCGTCCTGCTCGCGGGCTACGCCTACGCCCATGTGCTGGAGCGGCTGTTGTCGCCGCACCGGGCGGCGCTGTTTCATCTGCTTCTGATCGGCGCCACCGCCACGACGCTGCCGATCGCGATCGCCTCCGGCTGGGGGGCGCCTCCGTCGGAGGGTATCGCGTTCTGGCTGTTCGGCCTGTTCGCGGTCTCGATCGGATTGCCGTTCTTCACGCTGTCGGCGAGCGCGCCGCTCTTGCAGAGCTGGTTCGCCGCAAGTGGCCATCCGCAAGCCGGCAACCCCTATGTGCTCTATGCGGCTTCCAATCTCGGCTCGTTTGCCGCGCTGTTCGCCTATCCCGTCGTGGTCGAACCGCTGCTGACCTTGAAGACGCAGGCCGCCATCTGGTCGCTCGGATTCGGCATTCTCGCGGTGCTCATCGCCGCCGTCGGGCTCCTGACCGCGCGCACCGCGGCTGCGGCTGTGACAAAAATCGAGGTCGAGCGCGACGACGCGCCGAGCGTGGGCCGGAGGCTGCGCTGGATCGGGCTGGCCGCCATTCCCTCCGGCCTCGTGATCGCGGTCACCGCGCATCTGACGACGGACATTGCCGCCGCGCCATTTCTGTGGGTGGTGCCGCTGGCGCTTTATCTGCTCACCTTCGTCGCCGTGTTTCGCGAGCGCCCCTTCATCTCCCATGCGACCGTGGTCCGGCTGACCCCGTTTGTGGTGGCGCCGCTCGCGGTCAGCCTGATCGGCGGGGAGAGGGTTTTTTGGGTGACGACGATCGCACTCAACCTCTTAGCCTTCACCATGCTGACGCTGACATGCCATGGCGAACTCTATGCTATCAGGCCAAAACCGCACCGGCTGACCGAGTTTTACCTGTGCACCTCGGCCGGTGGCGTCATCGGCGGCGCTTTCTCGGGCCTTGCGGCGCCGTATCTGTTCAACGGCAATTACGAATATCCGATCCTGGTCGCGGCGGCGCTATTGTGCATGCCCGGCTTCTTTGCCGGCGGCCCGCGCAAGGCGCTGGCCGAGGCACTGCCATGGCTCGCGCTCAGCGCCGCGCTGACGCTCGCCTGGTATCTTACGCGCCTGCATCTGCCGGCGACCTGGGATATGTGGTTTCAGATCGTATCGGCAGCGTTGGCCGCTGGCATGCTGTTCCAGCACAGCCGGCCGGCGGGGTTCTTTGCGCTGGCGATCCTAAGTTTCGCCGTGACCGCGTTCTGGCGTCCGGGGATCGCCCCGATCGAGACCGCGCGCAGTTTCTTCGGCGTCCACAAGGTCGTCGAAGTCGCCGACGGCAGGGCGCGCGCGCTGTACCACGGCACCACGATGCATGGGGCGCAGCTGTTGCGGAACGACGATGGCACCCCTCGCAGCGGGCCGCCGATCCCATTGACCTATTACTACGCCGGCGGCCCGATCGCGGAGGCGATCGCCGCCGCGCGCGACGTGAAAGGTGGCTTCGATCGCGTGGCGGCGGTCGGGCTCGGCACCGGAACGCTCGCCTGTCTCAGCCACAGGGGTGAGCGCTGGACCTTCTTCGAGATCGATCCGGTGGTGGTCCGCATCGCCCGCGATCCGCGTCGGTTCGACTTTCTGTCGAGCTGCGCGCCCGAGACGCCGATCGTGCTTGGCGATGCGCGTCTGACGCTCGAGGCCTCGCGCGACCGCTACGATCTGATCGTGCTGGATGCCTTCTCATCCGACGCGATTCCGGTTCATCTGCTGACGCGCGAAGCGTTTGCCGGCTATCTGTCAAAACTGTCGCCGCATGGCGTGATCGTCGCGCACATCTCCAACCGTCACCTCGATCTCGCACCGGTCGTGGCCAACGTCGCGCAGACGCAGGGGCTTGTGGCCTTCTTGCGGGAAGACAACAGCGCCGGCGATTTCCTCAAAGGCTTCAAAACCAATGCCCGCGTCGTGGTGTTGGCGCGCGACGCCGGCGATACCGGAAGCATCGCCGGAAAATGGGCGCGCCTGCAGCCGGACCCGAAGGCTGCGACCTGGAGCGACGACTATTCCGATATTTTGACGGTCATGCTGCGCAAAAAATTCGGCTGGTAA